The Paenibacillus tianjinensis genome has a window encoding:
- a CDS encoding PQQ-binding-like beta-propeller repeat protein yields MSKFKLGFTAFLASGLLVYSVASITDARSSIINPLNTRAVLFAAAKASPSPKPAAIQVRWQAKADGGGFSAGKQPVSNGVIYYSTNNILYAKNISTGKLLWSYRNAANPQIVTNNSVFVFANSDHLLKISATTGKLIWKVKVAQLPMEVGGQARLINGKVIFANERGGIIAYNPVSGKKLWENPKIPMYAGSLYGEYKGVLVVSSTVDNIRSQYYGLDPETGKQLWRTEGIYDLISVDGGNFVLQKRAGEQYKTVTAPVPGHLLTLVQMDPATGKITGEENYQPLDDVRRIGSFYTFIQKPYTYAASEDADQSEISLTRFTRGQGDSASKSYDGYGSWVAGPVEGMVFFQQCTKLTGVNLTDDRIVTFITPSSKIVKVEKKDHYVFASYEDGSFSVMDAESGASLGQFNTGLSYTYFGNIAIDNGTALIRFESKLFAVSLPK; encoded by the coding sequence TTGTCAAAATTCAAACTTGGTTTTACTGCATTTCTGGCCTCCGGCCTGCTTGTTTACAGTGTGGCTTCTATAACAGATGCCAGATCATCAATTATCAATCCTCTGAATACCCGCGCTGTCCTTTTCGCAGCTGCAAAGGCCTCCCCATCCCCAAAACCGGCAGCCATACAAGTGCGCTGGCAGGCAAAAGCAGACGGAGGCGGATTCAGTGCCGGGAAACAACCCGTCTCGAACGGCGTCATCTATTATTCCACCAACAACATCCTGTACGCCAAAAATATCAGCACTGGCAAACTGCTCTGGTCTTATAGAAATGCTGCCAATCCGCAAATTGTAACGAATAATTCTGTCTTTGTCTTCGCTAACAGTGATCATCTGCTGAAAATCTCAGCCACTACCGGCAAGCTGATCTGGAAGGTTAAAGTAGCCCAGCTCCCGATGGAAGTCGGCGGGCAAGCACGTCTGATTAACGGGAAAGTTATTTTTGCCAATGAGCGCGGAGGCATTATCGCCTACAATCCCGTCTCAGGTAAGAAATTATGGGAAAATCCAAAGATCCCCATGTATGCGGGGAGCCTCTACGGTGAATATAAAGGCGTTCTAGTTGTATCCAGCACAGTCGATAATATCCGCTCACAATATTATGGTCTGGACCCGGAAACAGGTAAGCAGTTGTGGAGAACCGAAGGAATATATGATCTCATCTCTGTAGATGGAGGGAATTTCGTGCTGCAGAAGCGGGCCGGGGAGCAATACAAGACAGTAACGGCCCCTGTGCCGGGCCATTTGCTGACTCTTGTGCAAATGGACCCCGCAACCGGAAAAATAACAGGGGAGGAAAACTATCAGCCGCTGGATGATGTCAGACGGATAGGCAGCTTCTACACGTTTATTCAAAAGCCTTATACCTATGCGGCAAGTGAAGATGCTGATCAGTCTGAAATTTCGCTCACCCGCTTCACACGCGGCCAAGGGGATTCTGCCTCCAAAAGCTATGACGGATACGGAAGCTGGGTTGCCGGCCCTGTGGAGGGAATGGTATTTTTCCAGCAATGCACCAAATTAACTGGAGTCAATCTCACAGACGACCGCATTGTAACGTTCATTACTCCCTCCAGCAAAATTGTCAAAGTGGAGAAGAAAGATCATTACGTATTTGCAAGCTATGAGGACGGAAGCTTCTCGGTCATGGATGCGGAGTCTGGAGCATCGCTCGGCCAATTTAACACCGGACTATCCTATACTTATTTCGGAAATATAGCTATTGATAACGGAACCGCGCTGATTCGGTTTGAAAGTAAACTGTTCGCAGTCTCTTTGCCGAAATAA
- a CDS encoding aminotransferase class I/II-fold pyridoxal phosphate-dependent enzyme, with product MKTDKSASRQKWRSDKLSHLGSSIFSEVASWKEEAMSSGLDVIDLGIGSPDQAPAPEIRQALSEAVLREDSYSYPASKGSTEFRKQAAEWMNWRFGVEVDPEEELVSLMGSQDGLAHLALALCNPGDLAIVPDPGYPIYTGALALAGVRAWPLPLLEDNAFLPDLDSIPEAVWQEAVFILLSFPGNPISVTVDLAYMEKLVAFAHKWDVLIIHDLAYSEMGFGGYRPISILQVPGAIHTSVEFHSFSKSFNMAGCRIGFMTGNREAVGALRELKSNVDYGVFNPVQEAAVLALKLAMQGNGRLEVAPLYERRRDLFVEALTEEGWAVPSPAATMFIWAPLPEGYAFTELEGRSRQFAHELVLKTGVVVIPGDAFGAQGEGFVRIALVEDEARLLEAARRIGEYLRTIR from the coding sequence TTGAAAACAGACAAATCAGCCTCCAGGCAAAAATGGAGATCGGACAAGCTTTCACATTTGGGCTCATCGATTTTTTCGGAGGTGGCCAGCTGGAAGGAGGAAGCCATGAGTTCAGGTCTGGATGTCATTGATCTCGGAATCGGCAGTCCCGATCAGGCACCCGCTCCTGAGATACGCCAAGCTTTAAGTGAGGCAGTGCTTAGAGAGGATAGTTACTCTTATCCGGCTTCCAAGGGAAGTACTGAATTCCGTAAGCAGGCAGCGGAGTGGATGAACTGGCGGTTTGGGGTAGAGGTTGACCCGGAGGAAGAGCTGGTTTCGTTAATGGGTTCGCAGGATGGCTTGGCGCATCTCGCTTTAGCTTTATGTAATCCTGGTGATCTCGCGATTGTACCTGACCCGGGTTATCCGATTTATACAGGAGCGCTGGCACTAGCCGGAGTTAGAGCCTGGCCGCTTCCGCTTCTTGAGGACAATGCCTTTCTGCCTGATTTGGACAGCATACCGGAGGCAGTATGGCAGGAAGCAGTCTTTATTCTGCTCAGCTTCCCCGGAAATCCGATTTCAGTAACCGTAGACCTGGCTTACATGGAGAAGCTTGTTGCCTTCGCTCATAAATGGGATGTACTGATTATTCATGATCTCGCCTATTCCGAGATGGGGTTTGGAGGTTACCGGCCGATAAGCATTCTGCAGGTGCCTGGAGCAATACATACGTCAGTGGAGTTCCATTCCTTTTCCAAAAGCTTTAATATGGCCGGCTGCCGCATCGGTTTTATGACCGGCAACCGTGAAGCCGTAGGGGCACTTAGGGAGCTTAAAAGCAATGTAGATTATGGTGTGTTCAATCCGGTGCAGGAAGCTGCGGTGCTGGCGCTGAAGCTGGCGATGCAGGGGAATGGGCGGCTAGAGGTGGCCCCGCTGTATGAACGCCGGCGGGATCTGTTTGTTGAAGCGCTAACCGAGGAAGGATGGGCTGTCCCTAGTCCCGCAGCAACGATGTTCATCTGGGCACCGCTGCCTGAAGGATACGCTTTTACAGAACTGGAGGGACGGTCACGGCAGTTTGCCCATGAGCTGGTGCTGAAGACCGGCGTGGTGGTCATTCCTGGCGATGCTTTTGGGGCACAAGGAGAAGGCTTTGTCAGAATTGCCTTGGTAGAAGATGAAGCACGGCTTCTGGAGGCTGCCCGGAGAATTGGCGAATATTTGCGGACGATTCGATAG
- a CDS encoding helix-turn-helix transcriptional regulator, translating into MKNRLEEIRKQHGIKQEELAAALEVSRQTIGSLENGRYNPSIILALKIARYFHLSVEEIFIYEEDQK; encoded by the coding sequence TTGAAAAACAGGCTTGAGGAAATACGTAAACAGCACGGTATTAAGCAGGAGGAGCTTGCAGCAGCGCTTGAGGTATCCAGACAGACGATCGGCTCGCTTGAAAATGGGAGATACAACCCTTCCATCATTTTAGCTTTAAAAATCGCCCGTTATTTCCACTTGTCCGTTGAGGAGATTTTTATCTACGAGGAGGATCAGAAATGA
- a CDS encoding histidine phosphatase family protein, producing MHTSIYMVRHGESPVNESSKNERTRGLTEKGKRDAHQVTELLKQEDIEVFVSSPYLRAILTIEDLAGVSGQEVQLYEDLKERIFLNEDIRLPDEELVPLLERSFIDPDFSLPGGESNAGCQNRAVAVVEELLMNYDGRKIALGTHGAVMTLIMNHYDNKYDLNFLLNMSKPDVYRLDFNGNELVDVIRLWK from the coding sequence ATGCACACTTCGATTTATATGGTAAGACATGGTGAATCACCAGTGAATGAGAGCAGCAAAAATGAAAGAACCCGAGGTTTGACGGAAAAAGGGAAGAGGGATGCGCATCAAGTAACTGAGTTATTGAAACAAGAAGATATAGAGGTGTTTGTCTCAAGCCCTTATCTAAGGGCGATTCTAACCATTGAGGATTTGGCTGGGGTCAGCGGCCAGGAGGTGCAGTTATACGAAGACCTTAAAGAAAGAATCTTCCTAAATGAAGATATACGCTTGCCTGATGAGGAGTTAGTTCCACTATTGGAGAGATCGTTTATTGATCCTGATTTTTCTTTGCCGGGGGGAGAATCGAATGCCGGATGTCAGAACCGGGCTGTCGCCGTTGTAGAAGAGTTATTAATGAATTATGACGGACGGAAAATAGCTTTAGGCACACATGGAGCCGTAATGACTTTGATTATGAATCATTATGACAACAAGTACGACTTGAATTTCCTGCTAAACATGTCCAAACCGGATGTATACAGACTTGATTTTAATGGGAATGAGCTGGTTGATGTCATCAGATTGTGGAAATAA
- a CDS encoding cation diffusion facilitator family transporter, whose amino-acid sequence MDEKRETIGNLIKKGNRSSGSAAIGNTCIAIVKAVAFALTGSGSMFATMMHSIADAVNQLFVFTGSVLAEKRPTRRFPDGFGRVINLFCMVAVIVVTVMAYETMLEGFHLLKHPAEESGGYWINVLVLLLSIAADGFVWVKAMNEVLHEARVEAKGLSKLTVSLKNVKRAAPPTRLVYYEDLVATTGGLLAMIAVLVTALTDFHLLDGITSILIAFMMIGVAFRVGYDNMVGLIGVAAPPEIEDKVAKIIFDEPQVTDIFQMRILQEGRYYHIEGLIELRRGLSLADADDIKFKVRDKLLADPHISDVTLGILEDNGVRNWVPQHE is encoded by the coding sequence ATGGATGAGAAACGCGAAACGATTGGAAACCTGATCAAAAAAGGTAACAGATCCTCCGGATCGGCAGCTATAGGCAATACTTGCATCGCCATAGTTAAAGCAGTTGCCTTTGCTTTGACGGGCAGCGGTTCGATGTTCGCAACTATGATGCATTCCATTGCTGATGCCGTCAATCAGTTGTTTGTATTTACAGGCAGTGTGTTGGCCGAAAAAAGGCCTACCCGCCGCTTCCCGGACGGCTTCGGGCGGGTTATCAACCTGTTCTGCATGGTCGCAGTAATTGTAGTAACGGTGATGGCCTATGAAACGATGCTGGAAGGGTTCCATCTGCTGAAGCATCCGGCCGAGGAATCCGGAGGTTATTGGATCAATGTGCTGGTACTGCTGCTGTCGATAGCCGCAGACGGATTTGTCTGGGTGAAGGCCATGAATGAAGTGCTGCATGAAGCACGGGTTGAAGCCAAAGGCTTGAGCAAGCTTACCGTCTCACTCAAAAATGTGAAGCGGGCTGCCCCGCCGACCCGGCTTGTCTACTATGAAGATCTGGTGGCCACAACAGGGGGACTGCTGGCGATGATCGCCGTCCTAGTCACCGCACTAACCGATTTTCATCTGCTTGACGGAATCACGAGCATTTTGATTGCTTTTATGATGATCGGGGTAGCCTTCCGTGTAGGCTATGACAATATGGTTGGACTGATCGGTGTTGCCGCTCCGCCGGAAATCGAGGATAAGGTAGCGAAGATCATCTTCGACGAGCCGCAGGTTACGGATATTTTTCAGATGCGAATTCTGCAGGAGGGGCGTTATTATCATATAGAAGGCCTGATCGAGCTGCGGCGGGGCTTATCGCTGGCGGATGCCGACGATATCAAGTTTAAGGTGAGGGACAAGCTGCTGGCTGACCCGCATATTTCGGATGTGACTTTAGGGATTCTGGAGGATAACGGTGTCCGCAACTGGGTACCGCAGCATGAATAA